One Microbacterium sp. No. 7 genomic window carries:
- the cas2e gene encoding type I-E CRISPR-associated endoribonuclease Cas2e, with protein MVVLVLSACPPGLRGYLTRWLLEISAGVFVGRVSRRVRELMWQRTIEMVRTGRAIMVFSARNEQGLSFLVHGHHWEPVDIDGITLMLRPSTDGPPRESASKAGQPSRTGWSKAARRRAR; from the coding sequence ATGGTCGTGCTGGTGCTCTCGGCCTGCCCACCTGGCCTCCGCGGCTACCTCACCCGCTGGCTGCTGGAGATCTCCGCCGGCGTGTTCGTCGGTCGCGTCTCGCGGCGCGTCCGAGAGCTGATGTGGCAGCGCACAATTGAGATGGTGCGGACTGGACGCGCGATCATGGTCTTCTCTGCCCGCAATGAGCAAGGCCTGTCCTTCCTCGTGCACGGCCATCACTGGGAGCCCGTCGACATCGATGGCATCACGCTGATGCTGCGACCCAGCACGGACGGGCCTCCTAGGGAATCGGCCAGCAAAGCAGGGCAGCCCTCTCGTACCGGATGGAGCAAGGCAGCGCGACGTCGGGCACGCTAG
- the cas1e gene encoding type I-E CRISPR-associated endonuclease Cas1e, translating into MRAQDRLTFIYLERCKIHRDANAITATDERGVIHIPAATLGALMLGPGTTVSQQAMVLMAESGSTVVWVGEEGVRYYAHGRSLAHSSRFLEAQAKLVTNQSARLRVAREMYAMRFPGEDTTGLTMQQLRGREGARIRRAYREHSRRTGVKWSGRDYDVESFESSDPVNQALSAANISLYGVVHSVIVALGCSPGLGFVHTGHVRSFVYDIADLYKADLTIPLAFDLAKEEPFDIGAEARRALRDQMHGGAFLDRCVHDIRHLLLPDNEDAADDELAENVVRLWDGSQRSVAAGTGYGTDL; encoded by the coding sequence GTGCGTGCGCAGGATCGTCTGACCTTCATCTATCTGGAGCGCTGCAAGATCCACCGCGACGCGAACGCGATCACGGCGACCGATGAGCGCGGTGTGATCCACATCCCGGCGGCCACCCTCGGCGCCCTCATGCTCGGTCCCGGCACGACCGTGTCGCAGCAGGCGATGGTGCTGATGGCCGAGAGCGGGTCGACCGTGGTGTGGGTGGGCGAGGAGGGCGTGCGCTATTACGCACACGGGCGCTCGCTCGCGCACAGCTCGCGGTTCCTCGAGGCACAGGCGAAGCTCGTCACCAACCAGTCCGCGCGCCTGCGGGTCGCGCGCGAGATGTACGCCATGCGGTTTCCCGGGGAGGACACCACAGGGCTCACGATGCAGCAGCTTCGCGGCAGGGAAGGCGCCCGCATCCGCCGTGCATACCGCGAGCACTCGCGCCGCACCGGCGTGAAGTGGAGCGGTCGCGACTACGACGTGGAGTCGTTCGAGAGCAGCGATCCGGTGAACCAGGCCCTCTCCGCAGCCAACATCAGCCTGTACGGCGTCGTGCACTCGGTGATCGTGGCCCTCGGCTGCTCGCCCGGGCTCGGCTTCGTGCACACCGGGCACGTGCGCTCCTTCGTGTACGACATCGCCGATCTCTACAAGGCTGATCTCACGATCCCGCTCGCCTTCGACCTCGCCAAGGAGGAGCCGTTCGACATCGGAGCCGAGGCCCGGCGGGCCCTGCGCGATCAGATGCACGGCGGAGCGTTTCTCGACCGGTGCGTGCACGACATCCGTCATCTGCTCCTGCCGGACAACGAGGATGCTGCAGACGACGAGCTCGCCGAGAACGTCGTGCGGCTCTGGGACGGCTCGCAGCGCAGCGTCGCCGCGGGCACCGGATACGGGACCGATCTCTGA
- the cas6e gene encoding type I-E CRISPR-associated protein Cas6/Cse3/CasE translates to MFLSRIQLNPARRTGRPLLTSPHALHAAVLAAFPDPSPRDTGRVLWRLDAEPHRTHLYIVSPEPPDLTHIAEQAGWPTREDSWQVRPYAPLLERVENDHRYLFRLTANPVRSERLPGGTRGKVYGHVTVRQQEQWLLDRQERLGIHIDLLGPDEVETGPDADPAHALLVKDRRTLSFTRRETAVTLRVATYEGRLIVTDRDRFVHALGHGIGRAKGYGCGLMTIAPVR, encoded by the coding sequence ATGTTCCTGTCCCGCATCCAGCTCAATCCTGCGCGCCGCACCGGTCGGCCTCTGCTCACGTCCCCTCACGCGCTGCACGCGGCGGTGCTCGCCGCATTCCCCGATCCGAGTCCCCGCGACACTGGTCGCGTGCTCTGGCGCCTCGACGCCGAGCCGCACCGTACTCACCTGTACATCGTGAGCCCGGAGCCTCCCGACCTCACGCACATCGCGGAGCAGGCGGGGTGGCCGACCCGGGAGGACAGCTGGCAGGTGCGGCCCTACGCGCCGCTCCTGGAGCGCGTCGAGAACGACCATCGCTATCTGTTCCGTCTCACCGCGAACCCGGTGCGCAGCGAACGACTCCCCGGGGGCACCCGCGGCAAGGTGTACGGCCACGTCACGGTGCGCCAGCAGGAGCAGTGGCTTCTGGATCGGCAAGAACGCCTCGGCATCCACATCGACCTGCTCGGCCCCGATGAGGTCGAAACAGGCCCGGATGCCGATCCGGCGCACGCTCTGCTCGTCAAAGACCGACGCACCCTCAGCTTCACCCGCAGGGAGACCGCGGTCACCCTGCGGGTCGCCACCTATGAGGGGCGCCTGATCGTGACCGACCGCGACCGGTTCGTTCACGCGCTCGGTCACGGCATCGGCCGCGCGAAGGGCTACGGATGCGGTCTGATGACGATCGCGCCGGTGCGGTGA
- the cas5e gene encoding type I-E CRISPR-associated protein Cas5/CasD, with the protein MSAQTLLLTLRGPQQAWGSRSRFATRGTERAPTRSGVLGLVAAALGMDRTEPLDRFDDIRFGVRIDRPGRVETDFQTARTLDGKTSMPLSYRAYLADAVFVAGLESTDAALIAELREALSAPRYPLYLGRRAFPPAGPVPADVIDASLLDALHSHPWQGAAKGGRRADRQVVPAALDALVDAASDEQADLSLEDVPVSFDPRRRRYAWRDVRFLSIPTPGVEPEADAAEPGAARWSGVGASAPRRGFAPPAHDPMLLVSDKEV; encoded by the coding sequence GTGAGCGCACAGACGCTGCTGCTCACCCTGCGCGGCCCGCAGCAGGCCTGGGGCTCGCGCAGCCGGTTCGCGACCCGCGGCACTGAGCGGGCGCCGACGCGCAGCGGCGTGCTCGGGCTGGTCGCCGCCGCCCTCGGCATGGATCGCACCGAGCCCCTCGACCGCTTCGATGACATCCGCTTCGGGGTCCGCATCGACCGGCCAGGGCGTGTCGAGACCGACTTCCAGACCGCGCGCACCCTCGACGGGAAGACCTCGATGCCACTGTCGTATCGCGCGTACCTAGCGGATGCCGTGTTCGTGGCGGGCCTGGAGAGCACGGATGCCGCTCTGATCGCCGAGTTGCGCGAGGCGCTCAGCGCCCCGCGCTACCCGCTGTATCTCGGCCGCCGCGCCTTTCCGCCGGCCGGCCCCGTTCCTGCCGACGTCATCGATGCGTCGCTGCTCGATGCGCTCCACAGCCACCCCTGGCAGGGTGCCGCGAAGGGCGGACGGCGCGCTGATCGGCAGGTGGTGCCCGCAGCCCTCGACGCGCTCGTCGACGCCGCGTCCGACGAGCAGGCCGATCTGAGCCTCGAAGACGTTCCGGTGAGCTTCGATCCGCGCCGACGTCGCTATGCCTGGCGCGACGTGCGGTTTCTCAGCATCCCCACCCCCGGTGTCGAGCCCGAAGCGGATGCCGCCGAGCCCGGCGCCGCCAGGTGGAGCGGCGTGGGCGCCTCCGCCCCGCGCCGCGGCTTCGCCCCGCCTGCGCACGACCCCATGCTCCTCGTGAGCGACAAGGAGGTCTGA
- the cas7e gene encoding type I-E CRISPR-associated protein Cas7/Cse4/CasC, translating into MTRTIVDINILQTVPPSNLNRDDTGSPKSAVYGGTRRARVSSQAWKRPTRLLFNSVLDGSQLGVRTKRVVELLGERILTRSPEISAERAQELAGLAFTAAGIKLSAPRRSTPESPLPDESGYLLFLSSRQLDQVADMCIEADRADDPKAQLKGDGVKKALTEGNSIDLALFGRMVADSSDLNVDAACQVAHAISVHPVDNEFDYFTAVDDHKNADSEEDAGAGMIGTVEFNASTLYRYATVDVDALQRNLGDAKAAVRAVEAFVRAFTTSMPTGKQNTFANRTLPNAVVISIRNTQPVNLAGAFEEAITEQPRLRLASERLADEAQQIDAAYGTTPVSTWVVRTGAATEALDALGERVSLDDAVTRLGSAVAERLEGQS; encoded by the coding sequence ATGACCCGCACCATCGTCGACATCAACATCCTGCAGACGGTCCCGCCGAGCAACCTCAACCGCGACGACACCGGCAGCCCGAAGTCCGCAGTGTACGGCGGCACCCGCCGCGCCCGCGTATCGAGCCAGGCGTGGAAACGCCCCACCAGGCTGCTGTTCAACAGCGTGCTCGACGGCTCGCAGCTCGGCGTGCGCACCAAGCGCGTGGTCGAGCTTCTCGGCGAGCGCATCCTGACCCGCAGCCCGGAGATCAGCGCGGAGCGCGCACAGGAGCTCGCCGGCCTCGCCTTCACCGCCGCCGGTATCAAGCTGAGCGCGCCGCGCCGCTCCACCCCGGAGAGCCCGCTCCCCGACGAGTCGGGCTACCTCCTCTTCCTCAGCTCTCGCCAGCTCGATCAGGTCGCCGACATGTGCATCGAGGCCGACAGGGCCGACGATCCGAAGGCTCAGCTCAAGGGCGATGGCGTGAAGAAGGCGCTCACCGAGGGCAACTCCATCGACCTCGCGCTGTTCGGGCGCATGGTCGCCGACTCGAGCGATCTCAATGTCGACGCCGCCTGCCAGGTCGCGCACGCGATCAGCGTGCATCCCGTCGACAACGAGTTCGACTACTTCACGGCCGTCGACGACCACAAGAACGCCGACAGCGAGGAGGACGCCGGCGCCGGCATGATCGGCACGGTCGAGTTCAACGCATCGACGCTGTACCGGTACGCGACCGTCGACGTGGATGCACTGCAGCGCAACCTCGGTGACGCGAAGGCCGCGGTCCGCGCTGTGGAGGCCTTCGTCCGCGCCTTCACCACCAGCATGCCCACCGGCAAGCAGAACACCTTCGCGAACCGCACCCTGCCCAACGCCGTGGTGATCAGCATCCGCAACACGCAGCCGGTGAACCTCGCCGGTGCGTTCGAGGAGGCCATCACCGAGCAGCCGCGCCTCCGCCTGGCCAGCGAGCGGCTCGCCGACGAAGCCCAGCAGATAGACGCCGCCTACGGCACGACTCCCGTGTCGACGTGGGTCGTGCGCACGGGCGCTGCGACCGAGGCACTCGACGCCCTCGGAGAGCGGGTGTCGCTCGACGACGCCGTCACCAGGCTCGGATCGGCTGTCGCGGAGCGCCTCGAAGGACAGTCGTGA